A segment of the Necator americanus strain Aroian chromosome IV, whole genome shotgun sequence genome:
taatgaaatgcTGGGTATCACCAGACCTCTGAACTGTAAATGTACAATATGGACCATTACTATTGGGATATTAGgaccttattttttatttttaggacTTTATTTAGCGATTCTTAAGAGTTTTCTGCCTTCCGAAAGCGATGATGAACGAGAAGCGGGTTGTCTGGGAGTAATTCCTGGACTGctgcgggatgggagactgtgaagaggggggtgattccgtccatttcttcctaattgccgtaaagaacggtccggaagatacgacttcaggcgttctggcgcactattttctacaagcagttcgactggagtgcgtcagccttgcgcacgcgccgcatcttccggcggtttctttacggcaattaggaagaaatggacggaatcacacccctctccataatctacgatctcgtaaacgaatactccacgtgaaatctgcaccacctcagattcgtggtatgcttaATCATAATTTAATCATAGTTCTGGGGATTACGAACGCTTatttggcctatacagtgactccgaggggtgtgattccgtccatttctttctaattgatGTAAATGTAGATGTAGATGTTACCGATGTATGAAgtccgtgtttttatcctcccatacaagtctggtaccaatttgttgaCCCCGAGGGATTATTGGCTTGATAGGGAATGGTTTCAAACCATTTGAACCATTTCAGACCACAGTCGATAATGCAGTCACAGCAGAACTTCTTTCCAGAATTGTCCCACACCCGTAATCGTCTGTCCCTTATTGCAATGAAATTCATAAATACACGAAAAATGAGAACACTTCATACACACAGGTCAACTGGGTATCACCAAACCGCTGAACTGCACATATACAATATGGACCATTACTATTGGGATATTAGGACCTTATTTTGCGATCCTTAAGAGTTTTCTACCTTCCGAAAACGATGATGAACGAGAAGCAAGTTGTTTGGAAGTAATTTCTGGATTGCTGTCTCAGGATCAGGTCAACCTGGTAGGATTACGACAAGTACAGGGAAAATTAGAACACAACGATAAAGTATATATACACACCTGATTTACTCTATATAGGACTCAACATACACAAATGGTAACTTCGTTATCTATTATGTTTCCTTCGGGATTTAAGGAGGAGCGAATGATTACCTGCAACCGCTTTTTGTTGTGCTGTGAAAATGGATGAGCAAGTTCGAAGAACATTGACCAATTCCTGGTGACGAAAGACGATATTGCTTTTGAATTGCGGGACGGGATCTTTTATTTGGTCCGCCGTGGGTCGCGGTGGTCGCTACGTACGACTACTTCAATGAGTactcaagaaaaataactgaACTGAAAATGTCTACGTAACCCCACTATTCCCGTTGCGGGACAACATTGTTCATCTCACCGACAATTATGCAACAGCGCATCGCAGAATTGTATCTCTGTCTCATCAAATGGCCAAGAATGCAGTTTTGAAGGAATGGCATTACAGAATTCTTAatgaatattttggaaaatataTTATTGAAAAAGGTGAAATCATGACCAAAGAcgttagaaatttttattaaatgcCACATTTTGAAGTAAGGAAactgaaaaaaccaaaaaaactatttcgaATCGTTTTCGACGCGTCATTtaaagagaaaggaaatacTTTCCTCGATGATTTGATAGAAACTGTTGAATCGTTTGTAAACAAAATTCACGACATTCTGATTTTAAGACTGTTTTCCAGAAGAATAGTTCTTTCTTACATAGAAACAGCATTCATTCAAATACGGCTTCAAAATCCACATTAGAATTTGTGCAGAGTACTATGGGTTGAAGACGTAACACAACCACTtacgaaagaaaatattacGCACTATAGATCTAACGAGCATTTTAAACATAGTAATAGCAAGTACTCCGCTATCAAAAGAAATAGCCAAGGATTTGTACGTAGATAACACCATGTTTCAAGCAAATTCTGTAGACGAAGTCATTTCGAAGCACCAAGAAGCTAAAAACATCTTTGCAGAAATTGGCTACAGCGTGAGAGGGTCCGAGTAATGCAGAAGTAAAGACGACAGACTACcacgaaacaaaataaaaccttTGGGCGTTAGTTACGATATAGAAAAAGATAAGTTCTCAGTAAAGACAGAATTCTCCTTTAAAGAGAAATATACGAAACGAGTATCATAAGTCAACTCATTTCGGTATATGATCCTTTGGGGATAATAGCACCATTTTTAATCAAACGTAAATCACTAAGGCGACAGATCGATTGGCGTATAATGGAAGGGGGATATTGTACCAGAAGATTTACGCAACAAATGGTACGCAGATGTCAACGATGTATCGACCGTACCCAGTCGCTTGCTGAGTGAACACATTGGTTCTAACAAATCCTCGTTCTGTCTCTTTGCTGATGCATGTAAGGGAGCGATAGCAGTATGTGCATATCTAAGGTGCGCAGAACAATCAGGACACACAATTGATTAAAAGCAAGAGTAGACTTTTGCacaaaaagacaagaaaaggacaaaaaagacttttcaaCCAATACCGAGGCTGGAACTAGTAGTTCGGCAATACCCGCCTAACCTCTACCGTACTTCGTCATCCTCGTAATCCCATTGTAACAAAAATATTGTCGTAACATCGTAATACTATTGCAGTAAAGAGGCAGCGCATTAGCTGACTTCACTGTATTCTCGTTGTCGTTGCAGGCGCCCTATAAAAGAAGCGGTTGCCAGTTAAGTTAAGTTACAGTGCGTATTCGTGTGTCTCCCGTTACTCCGTTGTTATCCGGACTAAAGGTCCCATCACTGATAGAGAATTCCACTAAATTACCATCTACACAAGTCACTACAGAATGTTGCCGTTGTAGGAGCTGTTGATGATTTGTTTGACGAGTTCAAAATGCTAATTTCAACCTGAAAAATTCCAAGCAAGTTGAGAAGCAGACAAAAGATGAACCACACCATTGCACCGTCTAAAGAGCGTTGTTCAGCAGAAGCGAAACAATAGCAGTGGAGAACTCACCTTTTTCCACAAGACACCCGCACGGAACAAATATTATCAAAGTCACCATATAGGAGGCCGATTAGGAGGTTATTTGGCGTCTCGTGCACTCACTGATCCTTTCGAAACcggatttctttccttttcgctTGCTTTTATCTTAATTAATCCTTAGTAAGCAACACAAAAATTGGCTCTAAAACTTCTCTGTCTCCAGGTTTGACATCAAATGCTGCGAAATGACATCAAGGATTTGGTTTACAGATGGGAAGAGGTCGCGAAGGTGGCGGACAATTACACAGTTGCAGAATGAGCATCGAGAAGATCACCATAACAGGCAACCaccatttcatttcactcTCACACTTCACTTCATCTTCTTGGATACCTCaaaaaggataagggataaagtttctggcgttaatcaatccgcttgggatgtgccatcacgttcacttcaattaaaggcatcacttcacgaatctgaggtggtacggatttcaggtggagtattcgtatacggaatcgtagattatggagagggggtgattccgtccatttcttcctaatagccgtagaaaacggcccggaagatacggcttcgggcgttccggcgcactattttgtacaaggagttcggctggagcgcgccaatcttgtgcggcgccgcatcttccgggccgttttttacggcaattagaaagaaatggacggaatcacctccctctccgtagtctcccatcccgtatacgaatactccacctaaaatctgcaccacctcagatttgtggggtgatgcctctaagaaTCTTTCACCAATCTGTCGACCACGGAATGATGGAAGGCTCGGTTAGCACTAGGGCAGTTTTGAAGCATCGATCGACCGTCCAGTTACAActgaacctcttgccgactgcgctaaacCCGCCCTTGGATATCTATGTTACATGAAACTCAAACTTCTACCAAATCTGCTGTGTCCGACAGACGTCCTGAAATCACACCCGATGGAGCAGTTTCAACGATGCTAACCGaacgaattttgaatttttttttaatttttggaaaactacATCGAGGACAATAAAAAGATCTCTGGGGAGATAGAAAGAATGAGTGGGAATCAAGGAGAGGAAAGCAGTTATCATGTTTAACATTTCCAGAGCCGAACAGATTTGAGTGAGCCGCTTCTGACGTAACTCTACAGTTGAAGTGTTGGGGTGgctaatgtgaaaaaaaagtatttcggGCATGCTTTTAGGTCCACCCACCATGCTAATGATTTAACCTAAGAAAAGTATGCACTTTCATTTGTTACTATATCCAATGAAATCCATAAATCCTCAGTAATCCAatcgaaaatagaaatttattgacgggaaaaaaacgatagaaatttattgacagaagaaatttattgacaaaaaaaaacaacttcactCAGAATGAACATGCGAGACCAAAGATATCACAGTAAAAGGCAGAGAATTTGAACCTCACCGAGAGACAGACCTTTAAACGTTGTAGAATATAAATTCTCTGCTGTGAGCGCATACGATTAAATATTgctttaaatgaattttaataaagagaattttttttcgggatgACTAGTCTCTTGCTGCGCGTAACATTAGTAAGTGGAACTGGTAAGGAAGAGGTGAGAcgtattctttttatttagaaaattacCACATTATTCTATGAACAATCTTATGAAATCTTAGATGATGTAGATATGTAAGAGGATAAATGGAGAGAAGTTCCTCGTTCAATACCAAACTTCCGGATAAATAAACATGGTGAAGTTGATGGCGATAAGCGAGAGATAACCGTAAAGTGAGACGGTCTCAAGACGTTTAATGATCCTCTCCCAGAATGAACGTAACTGTTGATTACGATGATGAGTTTGTTTGACAGAGATCACCTCACGCAGAAGTGCAATGATCACGTCCACTTTTCCGCTAGCACCTGGATGAGCTGAAGAATCGTTtttatgtggtttttttttccatggatgATGAATTTTCTAAGGCAACAGATATTCCTTTAAAGGATGAAAATTGCTACtattatttcagaaatttgtagTTTTTCCCAATTTGAAGCATGGAACCTTAACAACAAGTACTTAGCGCACGTACCTTCAAGTAGTACTTCACCATGTAGCGGTGCGTCCGTGTTAACTTCTGTGAAATTCACCTAAAATGTGTTTGTCAACATTAATAACtgtctttaattttaaaaaatgaagagaaaaaagagtaagAGAAAAGTTAAGTAATTCTCATTCTCCGAGCGTTATTCTGATgtagaaaatgtgaaagagAGGTTGTGGAAGTACCGCAGCTGggaagaggttccgctgcaaTTGTACAGTCGATGCTTCTAGAACACCCCCTTCAGGGAACCAATCGCTTCGTGCCGCCACGCTCTGGACTCTTCCAGCGTAAGTAAATTAGTGCTAGAGTtgtttgagaaataaaaaaaagtttattcgtAGCTAGAATACTCCTTTTGAGCTCTTTTCGTTTTCGAGAATCGCCTTTCAGCTGACAATTTGACAGTGGAGGGGTTTATAACAACGGCTAAATGAATTCTTTTTACTAGAGCGGGtgtagctcagttggtaggaAGTTCTGCTGCGAGAGAACAGTCGATGGTTCAGAATCGCCGTAGAGCCAGGCACGTTTTTTATTCCGCTGGGGTCTATACGCTGGTATCAGACcaatctgggaggataaaaacggtGAAAGTGAATGCGCATGGCCCATGACGCCTGGCAATTCCTTGCGGATCCCATTAACTTCAGACATTTTATTCGTTAAcctttaaagggatcactccacgaatctggggtggtacggatttcaggtggagtattcgtatacggaatcgtagattatgaagagggggtgattccgtccatttcttcctaactgccctgaaaaacggcccggaagatacggcttcgggcgttccggcgcactattttgtacaaggagttcggctggagcgcgccagctttgcgCACgcaccgtatcttccgggccgttttttacggcaattaggaagaaatggacggaatcacccttctctccataatctactatcccgtatacgaatgctccacctgaaacccgtaccatctcagattcgtggggtgatgcctttaactgcgaGAGTAAGGTTTTTCTCGAAATCCTCCTGAAGAAGTCTGGTACAAATGTTTTCTTGGAATTATTGAAAGATTTTAAACCATCGACTGTACAAGCGTTGTAGAACCTCATCAATCACTTCGctatcgcttttttttttcataacgtcAAAATTAAACGCGATATAACTTGAATATGATTATTTTGGGTGAATGGTAACTAACTGAAAAAGTATGCTAcatgattgattgattatcTATTCGAATATCCAGGACTCTGTGTCATGTTCTTCACGATGAGCAAGTGAAAGCTATGAAATCGAGCTCAGCTTATCCAAATGAGACCGCCGGGCACGAAAATGTTGCACAAGCACGGagtcgttcttctttttttgcattttttgtagGACTAGTCTTCTCAGAATCCCCTACGGCACTGCCCTACTTCCGACCTAAGTTGcaagtgagaaaaaatagttgaaaaaactTCGAATAGATTTTTCGCGGCATGCGATGTTAAAATGCTTCGATGAAGTATtgcattatttaaaaaaatattactgaaattttaatataaaaatacgaTAAACATCAATACATACtatagataaacaaataaataaatataaatgctACAAAATACTAACATTGTGTATTCTATGACACAACTgtgttaaaaataaatagtctGATAAATATCTTGGTTGATAAAATAGTACATATGTAGGTGTACAGTAGTTATAGCACCGTACGATTGTTTTAATCCGAAGAAGTCCCTGTGCTGTTTCGTTTTCCGAGCCATCAAGCAGAATGGAGAGGAAAAATAAACGAGTTCAAGGCTTTTTTCTTGAGTGAGCCCCCCCTACTTAGATGAAACAGAATACAAACCTCGTTGGGtatcaaatttttcatcaacGCATGTTCAGGACTGGATTGTACGGATATCGCCTGGAACaagtagtttatttatttacttctttgaaaaccacaaaataaagggtgccataaaacaaaaacaaaaaagaacaaaaccaGCTAGAAATTTGCCAAATTTTTATAGAAGAATTATACATATTTTAAAATGAGTTTAAGAGAAATTctggccaaaaaaaaatcagcatccATAACAAATTACATACCTGAATGTTGTTGTTTCGTACCACATCGTTCTTATCGTAGCGAAAAGCTTTTGGAACATAACAACAGAAAAGTTTCTTCGCTGCCAGCCATTGCAGGTACCACGGTACAGCCTGCAATGGGgagaaattacagaaaaaagaagaagaaaatctaagAATCATTAGATTTTTCACGCCTCCTAGATGAGATTACCCTTGATCCGTATGTTGGAGTGTAAATATACATAAATGTAAACGTATGAGTATGTACATAGATATCGAAATGTGGAGTGAAAAAAGCCTACTCGTGGGATACAATATTTGATGTACGAGTTGTGGCGCACCCCTTCGACCTCATTttaatatcttttttctttctgttgctCTTTTATGACATTAGTTAGCTGAAATTCTACTTTGGTAAGGTCTTTCAAAGTTAGTCTTTATAAAAGGTCCTTATTCTCTCATGGTGGTGTCagccgttcaaggatagcGATGTAGTGAACCCTTAAGCCTAGTGTATCACCACCCGTTCGCTCAAGGCGCCTAACGGGCTCTTTCGTTcggagttaaaggcatcaccccacgaatctgaggtggtgcagatttcaggtggagtattcgtatacgggatggtagattatggagaggagggtgattccgtccatttctttctaattgccgtaaaaaacggcccggaggatacggcaccgcacaaggctggcgcgctccagtcgagctccctgtagaaaatagtgcaccagaacgcctcgagccgtatcttccgggccgtttttttacggcaattaggaagaaatggacagaatcaccccctctccataatctactatcccttataggaatactccacctgaaatccgtaccactttagattcgtggaatgatgcctttaactgtcaGCCAAACCCTGACAGCCCGTTGTTCAAGCGTCCTCGGCTTGGGAGAAGATTATCGGGTCaagatttttcacattttgtagcaggagaatgatcTGACGAAATACCGTGTTAAAAAGGGTCACCTTTGCTGTGCAAAACGTAAGtaaaattctagtgagctctgttcgttcctctttttgttttataacaaaaaatgagtgttttcaaataaataaacaaataatgtcCACGAGCGAGGTGACGAAAAGACGTTTTAAGTCCATGCTTTAACCGTTTCGACATGCGCTTATGTACATTTGACGAGTAATTTGGCGCCATGCAGAGCAAATGTCGCCGTTGACAGCGCCTTGACAACACAATTATATGTTGTTGTGTAATTACTTCAAGATTTTTGTTCCAATAGTACACAAGAAATGTATATGGTGAGCCGGcgattaagaaagaaaaaacaaacgaaattttcATGGGATGTAAATTTTCGGCAAATTTGAATCCATACGTCACAATATGTACACTTCATCGTAGGAAAAACACACTATGTAGAAAGTGTAGGAATTTCTCCTCaagatttctcctttttcgtgaccttcgtttcctttttcgttATTGGAAGGAAGGGAGTAGATAAGGAGCAAGGATAAGGTGTTCGGccttgatcaatccctatggggatgcatctacacgttcgacttcaactcagacttctcctgaggtttatgaacgcgcctCTAGCActtagaatgacttgcgggagctaATCGGCGTTTTTTATCCTTAAAGACTAgcgtggtaccaatttattgacctcgAAGcgaagaaaggcttggttggcgctaaggcggattcgaacctccgatcgaacgTGCAAccacagtggaacctcttacccaCTGTGCTACATCGCATCAAGGTGCAGATACTGCGGGGAAATCTTAGGGAGCTTATCAATCACTGTCGTGATTTTGAATTCCTCTTCCCTAAAGCCCTAAAGCCAACTCCAGGACAAATATTTGTTGGAGTATTTAAGAAAATTCATGCTCAAGCTAAAAGTTTTGAGCAGACGAGAATCGGAACATGATCACATAGAATGACTTCAAAAACCTaattttcgtggaaatttGACATATTATATATGCGTTATTTgtatattatgttatttttacatttgtattattattatattgtatttttaaatatatatgaACTCTGAGAAGGTGAGTTTGAAAATCCCTTTGAAAACTTTGAACCTTTGAAAATCCCTTTGAACCTAACCTTTGAAAATCTCAAAACATGAGGGTTAGAAATTTTAATAGGTCCTCTTGATGCTAAGCCACTGAAACGTCATGAGTTAttcaaaagaaactaaaatccATAGTAGAAGTTCTTGCCGTTGCAAAACTTCGCCAAAAATCTTTACATTGGGGtgtgcattttcaaaaaaaactttttttttaaaggaaaaaactgaGGTTAAGGGCAGGAGGAAGGCTTTAGCGGTCATTTTAGCTTCAATTTCCATTCTTTCCGCATACATacctttcttgttttgtttgcagactttcttttttctttctgtaatcTTCCACTAAAAACAACCCCTCAGAAAGAGttgaacaacattttattgaCAAATACTTCtgttattgctattattaccATTGAGACGTGACATAATGGCTGTGTTGGCAAGCGTTTTACTGCACAGGAACCAACTCGTGGACTCTACACAACATAAACAACTCCTTCAAGGCTTTAATGCATCCAGCAACGTAACCACAGCTGGTTTTCAACCACGTTCTGAGCTCGAACTGAATTCTaccgaataaaaaaatcaaatacggTCATCTCCACAAGATGATCCACCAAGGTGTTCTTCGGATTATTCTTTATGTAAAAAGTCTCTTgattaacaaaacaaaaacaaatttattctatttcgATAAGGAACAAATACTATGCGCCAAATGACTCAAAAGATTCCCtcgtataataataataataataataataataataataataataataataataataataataataataataataataataataataataataataataataataataataataataataataataataataataataataataataataatcaattttAGTTGAGAGAGGTAAAATCTTGatgattaaaaataaattttaaaaaatccagaaaattaaattaaaaggGGTAATTAAAGCTTTCTTAAGTGTTTATTTAAAGATGAAGCGCTTAGTAAAGATCATCTCAATGGATTTCTAACGAATACTAACGGTGGGGCCCTTAAGTTGTCCAAGAAACTCTGATAAAAGTCCTCCCTAAAAGTGTTTGGGATATGcttgaaatatttaatattaaaaatttatcATTTTCCACACTCTGAAGGTGATCCGATCCTTCTGACCACACGAAGTGACCAAATACGGTTGGCTGAGTGTTTTGAGCGGTATATTTTCTATAcatgtctgtttttttttaaaaaatgacacTGCTTTATTTGTCAGCGCACCTCTCTGTGTactgaaacaaatttttaaaaaaatacaaaagaaaaaaataaaagaaagcagaaattgCATACCTGCCATGTAGGATTACGAAGTGCATATTTCTCCAAATGCACAAATATACAAGATGTGCATGTGGCAATACTAATGATAAAGATTAAACTCATATAGTAGATTCCTGAAAATGTCGCTGTCATCTCTGGACGACCGTATTTCTCTTAGTGTAAACCTCAATGAGTGTAAATTCGTACCTAACAACGGTACATCACTGAATGAACCTCGTTTCCCCGGGACGCTTTCCATTGCGAACTTCATCTCACCCACTAACATTAAAAGCATTACTGACATCGAGAGGAGCGTCATTattcctgagaaaaaatttataatgaattttttttgagaaactcTAAAAATCAGGCTGATATCCTGTACCTAGTCTAAATTTGCTTTCCCTTCTTCCGGTTGCGTTAATGGGGGCATGGAATCCGATCACTGCCACCAACGAAACCTGTAATAATCTGCAACGTACAGAAAAATGGTGTTTCGGTTACAGTAATTTTAAACGAGTATATTGTACAAATTTGTATATTAGTATTGTATATTGTATTGTgtattatatttgtatattcttttgtatattatgtatttgtatttattaatattattatttatttgtattgtatGTATTTGTGAATTATCTATGTGTATTTATCTTTTGTATAATATGCAAATAATGCTTTTTCTCTACGGTAATTTCGAACGGGTTTTTTatacgaaattttttttttcacacagaAGAGGATCCTGCGAATCAAAATTTAGAATGGGAAAAATTAGCGGAAAAGTCTCAAGCTGCAGACTTTCCGgtcaatttttattcctttattttaattttttttattgaagacTTAAATTCGCTTTGTACATTTCGATTTCCTGTGAACAAAGTTTagtttcaattgttttttggTGTCCGGATACCGTATCCAGAAGAGAATTGCCTAAACATTAAACTACCCATATCACATTCCCAGCCAATGACTGGTTCGCGACGTCCGTTAGAAGTAGATCATGCCATTCAAAAGTATTTACAGGTTCCGATAATGCGGAGGTAGACCGGCGCCTttaaggaaatggaaaaaaaggttCCATTACAGTAATAGGTCTACGGTAAGCATAGAGCGACCAACGGGACGATACTCACTTCAAATTTGTCAGCAATAGGACATTGGCATTGAATGGGAATCTATATATTTCGCGAAAAAACACGCAATTCTATATGTACGCCAATTTTAAATCCTTTCtctcattctttttgttttcatatatCCATTATATATATcttattgatttcttcttaTATCCTCTCTTGAAATCCGTTCAAAAAATCGTCTGTAACATTTGTAGAAGTAAATCTTTTGCATTTCCAGATTTCGCGTAGTTACATtacaattttttggaaatttcaatCTTATTATCtatgattattttattgtaattaCTATTCTATTCATcatcatcttttctttttcttcttcttcttcttcttcttcttattattattattattattattattattattactattattctattatgtattattatttactgactatttctattattatctatGTAAGCGCAGACAGCAAAATTTGTGAGGAAGTGGAGAAAACCTCCAGcgaatttctattctttttccgGATATGTACTAGCCTCGTTCAATAGCATGGACAACGGATTTTTTGGGGGAAAAAGCCTAACAAGCATCTTACTAACC
Coding sequences within it:
- a CDS encoding hypothetical protein (NECATOR_CHRIV.G13942.T2); the encoded protein is MGEAQSCGSWTYQSDVVNFLVEKEEIDLGDFYDNQEWLLMDARLRNGTTRSMEDAHESVSMVSMKLILKRQSFYYVFNLVFPTTLVSLVAVIGFHAPINATGRRESKFRLGIMTLLSMSVMLLMLVGEMKFAMESVPGKRGSFSDVPLLGIYYMSLIFIISIATCTSCIFVHLEKYALRNPTWQAVPWYLQWLAAKKLFCCYVPKAFRYDKNDVVRNNNIQAISVQSSPEHALMKNLIPNEVNFTEVNTDAPLHGEVLLEAHPGASGKVDVIIALLREVISVKQTHHRNQQLRSFWERIIKRLETVSLYGYLSLIAINFTMFIYPEVWY